The Hemiscyllium ocellatum isolate sHemOce1 chromosome 22, sHemOce1.pat.X.cur, whole genome shotgun sequence genome includes a region encoding these proteins:
- the lsm1 gene encoding U6 snRNA-associated Sm-like protein LSm1 isoform X2: MGSYSRSEKHLVVLRDGRTLIGYLRSVDQFANLVLHRTVERIHVGRKYGDIPRGIFVVRGENVVLLGEIDLERETDTPLQRVSIEEILEAQRVQQHEKQEAEKAKSEALRERGLSVPRTDTLDEY, from the exons AGAAACATTTAGTTGTACTTCGAGATGGGAGAACGTTAATAGGATATTTAAGGAGTGTAGATCAATTTG CTAATTTGGTTCTTCATCGGACAGTGGAACGAATCCACGTAGGAAGAAAATACGGTGATATTCCCAGAGGAATTTTTGTTGTCCGAGGAGAAAATGTGGTGCTTCTGGGGGAAATA GATCTGGAAAGGGAGACTGATACTCCCTTACAGAGGGTGTCTATTGAGGAGATCCTGGAAGCTCAAAGAGTTCAGCAGCATGAAAAACAAGAGGCAGAAAAGGCAAAAAGTGAAGCTTTGAGAGAACGAGGATTATCTGTCCCCCGTACAGATACTCTTGATGAATACTAA
- the lsm1 gene encoding U6 snRNA-associated Sm-like protein LSm1 isoform X3: MAKCLEKHLVVLRDGRTLIGYLRSVDQFANLVLHRTVERIHVGRKYGDIPRGIFVVRGENVVLLGEIDLERETDTPLQRVSIEEILEAQRVQQHEKQEAEKAKSEALRERGLSVPRTDTLDEY; the protein is encoded by the exons AGAAACATTTAGTTGTACTTCGAGATGGGAGAACGTTAATAGGATATTTAAGGAGTGTAGATCAATTTG CTAATTTGGTTCTTCATCGGACAGTGGAACGAATCCACGTAGGAAGAAAATACGGTGATATTCCCAGAGGAATTTTTGTTGTCCGAGGAGAAAATGTGGTGCTTCTGGGGGAAATA GATCTGGAAAGGGAGACTGATACTCCCTTACAGAGGGTGTCTATTGAGGAGATCCTGGAAGCTCAAAGAGTTCAGCAGCATGAAAAACAAGAGGCAGAAAAGGCAAAAAGTGAAGCTTTGAGAGAACGAGGATTATCTGTCCCCCGTACAGATACTCTTGATGAATACTAA